A region from the Macrobrachium nipponense isolate FS-2020 chromosome 47, ASM1510439v2, whole genome shotgun sequence genome encodes:
- the LOC135204720 gene encoding gastrula zinc finger protein XlCGF8.2DB-like, whose translation MNPGHSLEFPLKSETEGALSLASINQENVNMAAFSGTSDEDFLSLDSLMDIKIEPEEFCESNEDDEYSYKMNSTVNEKHPQTCKKEVKQERRNSHNREKLFRSTDCEKAFYKKINLTNPTREKFICNDCGKAFSKKDCLTIHMRIHTGENLFICNECGKAFSQKSHLTDHTRIHNGEKPFICKECDKAFSQKSNLTSHMRLHTGEKPYMCNECGKAFSYKPHLTRHMRLHTGEKPYMCNECGKVFSQKPDLTRHMKIHTGEKPFRCKECDKAFSQKSNLTSHMRWHTGEKPFMCKQCGKTFSCKPHLTCHMRYHTGAKPFMCKECGKAFPQKSNLTSHMRIHTGEKPCICNECRKAFSQKSSLTRHMRLHTGEEKETT comes from the coding sequence atgaatccaggacattctttagaatttcctttgaaaagtgaaactgaaggtgCATTATCGCTAGcttccataaatcaagaaaacgtcaacatggctgcctttagtggaaccagtgatgaagactttttgtctctggattcattgatggacatcaaaatagaaccagaggaattctgtgagtctaatgaagatgatgaatattcatacaaaatgaattcaacagtgaatgaaaaacatccacaaacttgcaaaaaggaagtaaaacaagaaagaaggaatagtcaTAATAGAGAGAAGCTTTTCAGATCCACTGACTGTGAAAAAgcattttataagaaaattaatcttacaaatcctaccagagagaaattcatatgcaatgactgtgggaaagcattttccaagAAAGATTGTCTTACgattcatatgagaatccacactggagagaatCTATTCATATGCaatgaatgtgggaaagcattttcccagaaatcacaTCTTACAGATCATACAAGAATCCATAATGGAGAAAAGCCATTCATATGCAAGGAATGTgataaagcattttcccagaaatcaaatcttacaagtcatatgagattgcatactggagagaagccgtATATGTGTaatgaatgtgggaaagcattttcctacAAACCACATCTTACacgtcatatgagattgcatactggagagaagccatatatgtgTAATGAATGTGGGAAAGTATTTTCCCAGAAACCAGATCTTACACGTCATATGAaaatccacactggagagaaaccattcaGATGCAAGGAATGTGATAAAGCATTTTCCCAAAAATcaaatcttacaagtcatatgagatggcatactggagagaagccattcatgtgcaaacAATGTGGGAAAACATTTTCCTGCAAACCACATCTTACATGTCATATGAGATATCATACTGGAGCGAAGCCGTTcatgtgcaaagaatgtgggaaagcatttccccagaaatcaaatcttacaagtcatatgagaatccatacaggAGAGAAGCCATGCATATGCAATGAATgcaggaaagcattttcccagaaatcaagtcttacacgtcatatgagattgcatactggagaggaaaaagaaacaacatga